The Microbulbifer sp. YPW1 genome contains a region encoding:
- the crcB gene encoding fluoride efflux transporter CrcB has product MQWIAIALGGAIGAILRHLVGLWAFPVFENRIPLGTFIVNVVGSLLIGIAYVVIVERGMLGHEWRLMIMTGLFGALTTFSTFSLETVMLWHNGQPLTALAYVVASLLVCLAATATAISLGMKYL; this is encoded by the coding sequence ATGCAATGGATAGCAATCGCACTTGGCGGCGCCATCGGCGCAATCCTTCGTCACCTGGTCGGCCTCTGGGCCTTTCCGGTATTCGAAAACCGGATTCCGCTCGGCACCTTTATCGTCAATGTGGTTGGCTCCCTGCTGATCGGTATTGCCTACGTTGTGATCGTGGAGCGGGGCATGCTCGGCCATGAGTGGCGCCTGATGATCATGACCGGCCTGTTTGGGGCTCTCACCACCTTTTCTACCTTCTCGCTGGAAACAGTGATGTTGTGGCACAATGGCCAGCCTTTGACGGCGCTGGCCTATGTTGTGGCCAGCCTCCTGGTGTGCTTGGCCGCAACCGCAACGGCCATCTCCCTGGGAATGAAATATCTGTAA